The nucleotide sequence CAGCACGCTGCCGATCAGGAGAATTCGGGAGAAGTGCATCAGAAGTGCATCACGGGTGCATCAGAACGGTGGCTTCGTGAGCAGCTTACCAGGACCGACCGAACTTGGATCCGAAGCGACGGGCGCAGGCGAACTCGCCGATGGCTTCGGGGCCGCGGGAGCGCCAGCGGGTCGAGTAAGCGCTACAGGCCGTCGGCTTGGATCGCTGCTGGCCATTGCCGCGCCCGCGTCTCCTCCAAGCGGCGCGCCGGCGTCTGCTCCAAGAGGCGCGCCTGCAAGCGGTGCGGCGGCACTGCCAACAGCTGCAGCACTGGTACTTGCCGAAAGCACGAAGGACGCTGCGGGTGCAAGCTGATGACCGGGCTTGCGCTCCAGGCCGACCTCCGAGGCGATGGACGCGCTCGCGGGCGCGCGCGACGCAAACCAGATCGCGCCCCCCAACGCGGCGGCGGCGACGAGCGCCCAGGGCAACCACGCGCGCTGTGACGGTGTCGTCGTGTCGCTAGCGCTCGACCACCCTGCAAGCGCTTCCCGAAGGCGATCCGCGTCGGTTTCGCGTGCGCTCTTCTCCACCAACAGCCCTTCCACCCACGCCGTGACGCGCTTCGGTAGCTCGGGTCGTCGCTCCGACAGCGGCACGAAGGCGCCCAAGGCCAGGCCTTTGAACACCTGTCCCACGCTGTCCGCCTCGATGGGACGCGCGCCGCTGAGACATTCGTAGGCGATCACGCCAACGGCCCACAGATCCGCGCGCTGATCCACGTCGCGCTCCGCGAAGGCCTGCTCGGGCGCCATGTAGTGCGGCGTGCCCACGATCGCGCCAGTGCGCGTCAGCTCGCCGCTGCCGTCTGTCGCGCCCACCAACTTGGCGACACCAAAGTCGAGTAACCGCGGGCGCGCGAGGTCTCCGGACTGCAAGAAGATGTTCTCGGGCTTCAGATCCCGATGCACGATGCCGCGGGCATGCGCGGCGGAAAGCGCGTCCAGCACCGGGGCCAGCAGCTGCGCCGTTTGCTCCGGCGTTAGTCGCTTCTCGCGGTGTAGGTGATCGCGCAGGGTTTCGCCTCGCAGTCGATCCATCACCAACACCGGGTGACCTTCCTGCGTCGTCAGCACGTCGAAGACGGTGACGATGGCGGGGTGACTGATGCTGCTGGCGAGCTTGGCCTCACGGAAGAAGCGTTGGCGCGCACCGGGGCTGGAGTCCTTGCGCAACAGTTTCAGCGCGACGTCGCGTCCTAACTCCGTGTCTTCAGCGGCGACGACCACGCCCATGGCGCCCGCGCCCAAGAACTCCGTGACGCGATAGCGTCCGAGGTGCTCTCCACTCTGCGGACGGCGCAGCGGCGCGTCGGTGTCGTCGTCGTCCACCAGGCCGGTGCTGAGCAGTGCCTCGGCGGCGCGCGCCACCCACGCGCGACAGTCGCCGCACTCGGCCAAGTGCGTCTCCACGTCACGGCGCTCGTCCGGGGTTGCGCCACCTTCCACGAAGGAAAGGACGCGCTCTTCGTCGAGACAGCTCATGGCCGAGGCGGAGCGTAGAAGGGTCCCGCGCCCCGCGCCAGCCGCGGCTTGGAAGGGTCCTGCGCCCCGCGCCAGCCGCGTGGGAACCTGCGCGCTAACCCGTGGCGCGACCTTCGTTCAGGATTCGAATCACGCTCACGTCCAGCTGGCTCTGCACCAGCCGCGCCAGGCTGGCGAACTCCGCCGCATTCAGCGCCAGCTCGGCTTGCAGCCGCGCCTGGGTGTCGTCGTAGAGTCGCTCCCGCGCATCCTTGATCCAGCGCGCGACCGTTGCTCGATGCACTCCCATGAGTTGCCCGATGCGATCGATGTTCAGGCCGTCGATCAGGTTCAGGGACAGCACCGTGCGTTCGCGCTCGCCCAGCTGCGTCAACGCATCTGCAAACGCCCGACCCAGCTCTTGGGAATAGCGTCGCTTGATGTGGTCCAGCTCGGGATCGTCCAACACGCGATCGACCGCCTCAGCGTCCTCGTGTACGCCTTCGTTGCGGCGGTGTAGTTCGAGACCGATGCGCGTCGCGCTCACGCGCAGAAACCCTTCCAAGCTGCCCCGCCCGGAGTAGTTGCCGAGCTTGGGCTCGGGTCCGGCCAGCATGCGCTCGCGCAGCACTTGCTGCACTTCGTCGGCGAAGGCGGCGCTCGAGTCGATGCGTCGCACGAAGTCTTTCACGCGCGCCACGTAGCGAGCTTCGAAGTCCTTTACCGCACCCGCGTTCCCCGCGAGACACAGAAAGCAGAGCGCAAGCTCGCGCACGCGATCGGCGTCGAGGGCTTCGGGATGTTCCGAGCGTTGCTGCACGTAGGCGCGCAACGCGTCCGCGTCGGCCGCGGGCGCTGCCGCAAGCGCCGTGGACAGCCACTCCGGAAGCATCGCGAGTCGGATCCTACGCGCGACTCCCGCCACTCACAACGTGGCCGCGACGGCCTTCAACCCGCCGGCCGCTCACAACGTGGCCGCGACGGCTTTCAACACGCCGGGCGCGTCGGCATCGATGGCGTCGCCGTGGCCGGGCAGGATGCGCACGACGTCCTTCGTCGCGAGCCTCTCGAAGTGCGCGCGCAGCGCGGGCTTGTCCTTGGCGAGGAACAGACGCCCGATGCGTGTGACCTTGGGGCCACCCGTGGAACCGATCAGCTTGAGGATGAACCCTTGTCCGCCGGGCAGGTGGGGCACGTTGAAGAGCGCATCGTTGAACACGAGGGTGTCGCCGTCCGCCGAGTGCACGCGCATCACTCCTTCGGATTCCTTGGTGCCGTCCAGGTGTTCGAAGTGCACGCGGTCGTCGCTCGGGATCTCGTCGTAGGTGCCGTCCACCGCCACGACTTCTTCCACCTTCTTGCGGGCGCCGCGCGGGCAGAACACCTTCGCATCCGGATAGCGCTTCTTGAACGTAGCGGCGTCAAGCCGATGCCAGCCGTTCGGCACGATGAGGATCGCGATGCGACCCCAGTCTTCGATGCGCTTCATCAGCTCGGGCTCGAGTCCCATCGCGTTGTGCACCACGACGCTTCCGTCAGCGAGCTTCGCCAGCGTCATGCGCCGCTTCAGCGGCATGCCGGGCAGATCGCCCACGATGCTCCACAGGTTGTCGGCGTGTTGCTGCAGACTGCCGTGACGCAGCACCGTCCACTCTTCGAACGCTTTAGGCATGACGAAGGCCTCCTGCACCGAGTCCTACCCGCGCTCGCCCCGAGCTTCCAGCGTGCGCGCTACTCGAACAGCGGACTCGGTCCGGGAACGGGTTTCGCCGCGGGCTTCGGCTTGGTCTTCGGCTCCGTATCGAAGATCGGCTTCGCCTCGGGCCGCTGCGTCGATAGCTCCGTGCCCTTGCTCGACTTGGGTGCAAGCTTCGGTGCGGGCGCCGCGGGTGCGGGCGCTGCGCTCGAGGCCGAAGCCGGCGGTTCGGCGCTCACTGCCGCCGAAACCGACGCGGGAGGCGCTGCGGGCAGCGGTTGCGCCGTCGTCAACGCCAGCATCGTGGGCACCGGTTGCGGTGGCGCAGCGAGATCCACTTTGCCCAAGGTGGGCTCCGGCGGCGGCGTGCTGCGCCCCATCATGAAGACGATGACGAGCATCGACAGCACTCCGACCGCGACGGCCAGCAGCACCAATCCGCGCTTCGACTCACGTGGTTGCGTGGGCTTGGCAGGCGCTACCGCAGGTTCCGCACTGTCCGTCACCGCGGGCTCGGTGCTATCCGCAGTCGCGCGCGCCGGATCCGCTTCTCGCTGTAGCGTGCGCAGGTTCTTGACGGTGTGCGCACGCCGGGGATCCTCTTGCTCCCTCACCTTCACCGTCTCGATTTCCATCGTGCGGTGATCGCTGACTCGCGGCAGCGTGCGCGGTCCCACGTACTCGCTGGCGTGATCCGGCGTCGGCCCCACGAGCGGCACTTCTTTCATTGACGCGTCCAGCTCGTCGAAGCTCGGCGTGCCTTCGCGGGGTGTGGGTGCGTCGTAGGGTTTGCCCTGGTCGTCCTCGCTCATGCCCGATTCCTGTCGGCTAGGGACCCATGCTGCCATCTTTGACTCTTTCCGTGCGAGCTTGGAGCGAACGAACAGACTTGGAACCCTCCCCCTTCGGCACGGACCCAGGACCGGTTGCGCAAAAAGAATGCGCCGCGCCACTGCCTGGATCCACCGCTCAACTCCCTGGTTTCATTGGTTTATTGTCTCGACCCAGGCCGCCGCGCCGCGGCTCCTCCCGCAGAGTTCGACGCGAACCGGCCGCGCGCGCGTCGTCTATTGAAGCTGCTAGGCTCGAAGCATGTCGGACGCCGCGCGGCGCGTAGCCACCTACGACGACATCCTGGCCGCACCCGCAAACAAGGTCGCAGAAATTTTGGGCGGAGAGCTGCGCCTCAGTCCACGTCCGGCAAAACCACACGCCGCCGCAGCCAGCGCGCTGGGCGAAGAGCTGGGGCCGCCCTTCAAGCGCGGTCGGGGTGGTCCGGGTGGCTGGATACTGCTCGACGAACCCGAATTGCACCTCGGGGCAGACGTCGTCGTTC is from Polyangiaceae bacterium and encodes:
- a CDS encoding protein kinase, with product MSCLDEERVLSFVEGGATPDERRDVETHLAECGDCRAWVARAAEALLSTGLVDDDDTDAPLRRPQSGEHLGRYRVTEFLGAGAMGVVVAAEDTELGRDVALKLLRKDSSPGARQRFFREAKLASSISHPAIVTVFDVLTTQEGHPVLVMDRLRGETLRDHLHREKRLTPEQTAQLLAPVLDALSAAHARGIVHRDLKPENIFLQSGDLARPRLLDFGVAKLVGATDGSGELTRTGAIVGTPHYMAPEQAFAERDVDQRADLWAVGVIAYECLSGARPIEADSVGQVFKGLALGAFVPLSERRPELPKRVTAWVEGLLVEKSARETDADRLREALAGWSSASDTTTPSQRAWLPWALVAAAALGGAIWFASRAPASASIASEVGLERKPGHQLAPAASFVLSASTSAAAVGSAAAPLAGAPLGADAGAPLGGDAGAAMASSDPSRRPVALTRPAGAPAAPKPSASSPAPVASDPSSVGPGKLLTKPPF
- a CDS encoding sigma-70 family RNA polymerase sigma factor; translation: MLPEWLSTALAAAPAADADALRAYVQQRSEHPEALDADRVRELALCFLCLAGNAGAVKDFEARYVARVKDFVRRIDSSAAFADEVQQVLRERMLAGPEPKLGNYSGRGSLEGFLRVSATRIGLELHRRNEGVHEDAEAVDRVLDDPELDHIKRRYSQELGRAFADALTQLGERERTVLSLNLIDGLNIDRIGQLMGVHRATVARWIKDARERLYDDTQARLQAELALNAAEFASLARLVQSQLDVSVIRILNEGRATG